One window of the Dermacentor andersoni chromosome 10, qqDerAnde1_hic_scaffold, whole genome shotgun sequence genome contains the following:
- the LOC129388106 gene encoding uncharacterized protein, producing the protein MLPLLYTLLCAQMHHMFADLPFYPEIDATLQCYQDLSTCSLDKTEWSLVYRNFHDDVYFGSIKCIRFRDLRLDADYASPNLSLSGNFTTTHVIILDSSWNYTAKNLIITDTNELHSIVEVHVIFRDCELCMVLRHPYANNGFGCTYWRSFNRIRQQAEGCEFIYDELCGTTPKYDLYDPTCAPVTFSIHSWEPVTPPPPSPPPTTTPTDTPPNEHPGHQNPWDILNPWQQLKPWKQWIPGNPSNKWNPWNQWNQGNQGGQGNQDNQGNQWKPGQLWSPLTDVVEGVTGPLQSVLNPLIGK; encoded by the exons ATGCTGCCTTTGTTGTATACATTACTGTGCGCGCAAATGCATCACATGTTCGCCGACTTGCCATTCTACCCTGAAATTGATGCCACACTTCAATGCTACCAGGATCTCAGCACG TGTTCCCTTGACAAGACGGAGTGGAGTCTCGTGTACAGAAACTTTCACGATGACGTGTACTTCGGAAGTATAAAATGTATCAGGTTTCGTGACCTCAGACTCGACGCAGACTATGCCTCGCCGAACCTCTCGCTAAGTGGAAACTTCACCAC AACCCATGTGATCATCCTTGATTCTTCCTGGAACTATACAGCCAAGAACTTAATAATCACTGATACGAATGAAT TACACAGCATTGTGGAAGTGCACGTCATATTTAGAGACTGTGAATTATGCATGGTACTGCGACACCCGTATGCTAATAACG GTTTTGGATGTACCTATTGGCGTAGCTTCAACAGAATACGTCAGCAAGCCGAAGGTTGCGAGTTCATCTACGATGAACTGTGCGGCACAACCCCAAAGTACGACCTTTACGATCCGACATGCGCTCCAGTGACGTTTTCCATACACTCGTGGGAGCCTGTAACCCCACCGCCGCCATCGCCACCACCAACTACGACACCCACTGATACGCCACCAAACGAACATCCTGGTCACCAAAACCCATGGGATATATTGAACCCATGGCAGCAATTGAAGCCATGGAAACAATGGATCCCAGGAAACCCAAGTAACAAATGGAACCCATGGAATCAATGGAACCAAGGCAACCAGGGGGGCCAAGGAAACCAAGACAACCAAGGCAACCAATGGAAGCCGGGGCAGCTATGGAGCCCATTGACGGACGTGGTGGAAGGAGTGACTGGGCCTCTTCAGTCAGTGCTGAATCCATTAATAGGCAAGTAA